A stretch of DNA from Yoonia sp. G8-12:
TGCATGACGTGCAGGCACGCATCGCTGATGGGTTTCGTCTGTCATTCGACCACTTTGGCCGCTCTTCCAGCCCCCAAAACCACAAACTGACGCAAGCCTTTGCCACACGGCTGGCCGAAGTGGGCCTGATCAAGGAAGTGACAGAAGAACAGGTTTATTCCGTCGCCGACGGCCGTTTCCTGCCAGATCGCTATATTGAGGGCACCTGCCCCAACTGCGGTTTTGAAAGCGCACGCGGCGATCAATGCGACAACTGCACCAAGCAGTTGGACCCAACCGATCTGATCAACGCCCATTCTACGATTTCAGGTTCGACCGAGCTGGAAGTCCGCGAAACAAAGCACCTTTATCTGCGCCAATCGGAATTGAAGGGCGATCTGGCCGCATGGATCGAAAGCAAGAAAGACTGGCCGATCCTGACCACATCCATCGCCAAGAAGTGGCTCAACGACGGTGACGGCCTGCAAGACCGCGGCATCACCCGTGACCTTGATTGGGGTATCCCTGTGATGAAGGGCGACGCTGTCTGGCCCGGCATGGAAGGCAAGGTGTTCTACGTCTGGTTTGACGCCCCCATCGAATACATCGCCTGCGCGCAGGAATGGGAAGACGCGGGCAAGGGTTCAGATTGGGCAAGCTGGTGGCGCACCGATCAAGGCGCGGACAACGTGACCTACACCCAGTTCATGGGCAAGGATAACGTGCCGTTCCACACCTTGTCCTTCCCCGCCACGATCATGGGCACGCAGGAGCCTTGGAAGCTGGTCGATTACATCAAGTCGTTCAACTACCTGAACTATGATGGCGGCCAGTTCAGCACCTCGCGCGGGCGTGGTGTGTTTATGGACCAAGCGCTTGAGCTTTTGCCGTCAGACTATTGGCGTTGGTGGCTTTTAAGCCATGCACCTGAATCCTCGGACGCGGAATTTACGTGGGAAAACTTCCAAACTGACGTGAATAAAGATCTTGCCGACGTTCTGGGCAACTTTGTAAGCCGGATCACTAAGTTTTGCCGGTCAAAGTTTTCCGAAGCCGTCCCCGAAGGCGGCATCTATGGTCCTGCCGAAGAGCAATTGATCGCTGATCTGACCACCCGCCTGCACGCCTACGAGGGCCATATGGACGCGATGGAAGTCCGCAAATCCGCGGCCGAGTTGCGCGCGATCTGGGTGCTGGGCAACGAATACCTGCAAGCCAACGCGCCTTGGACAACGTTTAAGACCGACCCCGAAACAGCCGCGATGCAGGTCCGCCTGGCGCTGAACCTGATCCGGATTTACGCGGTGCTGTCAGCGGCCTTTATTCCGGATGCATCCAAGACCATGATCGACGCGATGCAAACCGACGACGACGCATGGCCCACAGACGTTGCCGCCGCCTTGAACGCGTTGCCTGCGGGCCACGCCTTTACTGTCCCCGAAAACCTGTTCCGCAAGATCACGGATGAGGAACGCGAAGAGTGGGCGGCCCGTTTTGCAGGCATACGCGACGCAGGAGAGTAAGCCATGATTATCGGCCACATTGGCGCACGTGCGGGCAGCAAGGGCGTTCCGAACAAGAACTTTCGGATGCTGCATGGCAAACCCTTGCTCGATTGGTCGCTCGATCAACTGCTCAATAGTGACCGTGTAGATCATGTGGTCGTTTCAACGGATTCAGTTGAGATGTACGAACACAGCCTCAAACGTGGCTGTCTTGATATCGGGCTGCGCCCTGCCGAACTTGCCACGGATACGGCGGGCAAATGGGATGTATGGAAACACGCGTTGGGCGAGGTTGAAAAACAAACCGGGCCTGCGTCGGCCTTCCTTGACCTTGATTGCACGTCACCCCTGCGGCCCGACAACGCCATTCCAGAGGCGCTTGACCTGTTCTTTGCGCAGACGCCCGATATGGTCATGTCCTGCTGCGAGGCGCGCAAGAACCCCTATTTCAACCTGGTCGAACCGGATGAAACAGGCGCGCTGCATGTCAGCAAACCCCTGCCCGGTGGTGTTGTCGCGCGTCAGCAGGCCCCCGCGGTCTATGAACATGCAGCCTCGACTTACGTCGTGGCCCCCGATTACTTGCGCCGTGCCAGCAGCCTCTTTGAAGGCCGCGTCATCCCCTACATGATGGCCCCCGAAACTTGTGTCGACATCGACAGCCCCTTTGATTTCCGACTGGTGGATTTCCTGATGGGCGAAAAACTGAATGGACAAAACGATGCATGATCAATTGAAAGACAAGACCATCTTTATCACCGGTTCCGGCGGCGTTCTGGGCAGCACCTATGTGCGCCGGATGCTGGCCGCAGGCGCGCGCGTCGTGGCATCGGACCTGACAGGCCACCGCGCCGATGCTTTGGTGGAAAGCCACGGCGAGAACCCCAATTTCCGCTTCTACGATCTGGATGTGGGTCAAGAGGACGAAGTCGTCGTAATCTTCCAACGCATCATCGCCGACGGCTGGGAACCCAATGTCGTGTTAAACAACGCCGCCATCACGGGTGAG
This window harbors:
- the metG gene encoding methionine--tRNA ligase, with product MARHLITSAIPYINGIKHLGNLVGSQLPADLYARYLRQRGHEVLFLCATDEHGTPAELAAAKAGKPVAEYCAEMHDVQARIADGFRLSFDHFGRSSSPQNHKLTQAFATRLAEVGLIKEVTEEQVYSVADGRFLPDRYIEGTCPNCGFESARGDQCDNCTKQLDPTDLINAHSTISGSTELEVRETKHLYLRQSELKGDLAAWIESKKDWPILTTSIAKKWLNDGDGLQDRGITRDLDWGIPVMKGDAVWPGMEGKVFYVWFDAPIEYIACAQEWEDAGKGSDWASWWRTDQGADNVTYTQFMGKDNVPFHTLSFPATIMGTQEPWKLVDYIKSFNYLNYDGGQFSTSRGRGVFMDQALELLPSDYWRWWLLSHAPESSDAEFTWENFQTDVNKDLADVLGNFVSRITKFCRSKFSEAVPEGGIYGPAEEQLIADLTTRLHAYEGHMDAMEVRKSAAELRAIWVLGNEYLQANAPWTTFKTDPETAAMQVRLALNLIRIYAVLSAAFIPDASKTMIDAMQTDDDAWPTDVAAALNALPAGHAFTVPENLFRKITDEEREEWAARFAGIRDAGE
- a CDS encoding acylneuraminate cytidylyltransferase family protein, with the protein product MIIGHIGARAGSKGVPNKNFRMLHGKPLLDWSLDQLLNSDRVDHVVVSTDSVEMYEHSLKRGCLDIGLRPAELATDTAGKWDVWKHALGEVEKQTGPASAFLDLDCTSPLRPDNAIPEALDLFFAQTPDMVMSCCEARKNPYFNLVEPDETGALHVSKPLPGGVVARQQAPAVYEHAASTYVVAPDYLRRASSLFEGRVIPYMMAPETCVDIDSPFDFRLVDFLMGEKLNGQNDA